From Armatimonadota bacterium, a single genomic window includes:
- a CDS encoding family 1 glycosylhydrolase, whose translation MRRRHPFHDLHRSPSLLPFPPGFLWGTASSAHQVEGNTTNNDWWAWEQQPGRIACGHRSGLACDWWRAAEADFDRMAALHQNAHRLSIEWSRLEPQPGRWDGRALARYRQMLAGLRQRGITPMVTLHHFTFP comes from the coding sequence ATGAGGCGTAGGCACCCATTCCATGACCTGCACCGCTCTCCCTCCCTGCTCCCCTTCCCGCCGGGGTTCCTCTGGGGCACTGCCAGTAGCGCCCACCAGGTAGAAGGTAACACTACCAACAACGACTGGTGGGCCTGGGAGCAGCAGCCCGGACGCATTGCCTGCGGGCACCGCTCCGGGCTGGCCTGCGACTGGTGGCGGGCGGCGGAAGCGGACTTTGACCGCATGGCCGCCCTGCACCAGAACGCGCACCGTCTCTCCATCGAGTGGAGCCGCCTGGAGCCCCAGCCGGGGCGGTGGGACGGCCGGGCGCTGGCTCGCTACCGCCAGATGCTGGCCGGGCTGCGGCAGCGCGGCATCACCCCGATGGTCACCCTGCACCACTTCACCTTCCCT
- a CDS encoding nucleoside-diphosphate kinase, giving the protein MPGVRHERTLIFIKPDGVQRGLVGEVLRRFERAGLKIIGLKMVQPTPDFLEQHYPKTEDFLRTLGGKTREAFAAAGLDVKEQTGSDDPLAIGRAVRRWLIDYVASSPVVAFVLEGIQAVGTARKLVGDTLPFRAAPGTIRGDFSIDSPTVANLQRRPVRNLIHASGTVEEADFEIGLWFRPEELFTYRRVDEVLIQGE; this is encoded by the coding sequence ATGCCTGGGGTCCGACATGAACGCACGTTGATCTTCATCAAGCCCGACGGGGTGCAGAGGGGGCTGGTGGGTGAGGTGCTGCGCCGCTTCGAGCGCGCCGGTCTGAAGATCATCGGGCTGAAGATGGTGCAGCCGACACCCGACTTCCTGGAACAGCACTACCCCAAGACCGAGGACTTCCTGCGGACCCTGGGCGGCAAGACCCGGGAGGCCTTTGCCGCCGCGGGGCTGGACGTGAAGGAGCAAACCGGGAGCGACGACCCGCTGGCCATCGGCCGGGCTGTGCGCCGCTGGCTCATCGACTATGTGGCCAGCAGCCCGGTGGTGGCCTTTGTCCTGGAGGGCATTCAGGCGGTGGGCACGGCGCGCAAGCTCGTGGGCGACACGCTGCCGTTCCGCGCCGCCCCGGGCACCATCCGCGGCGACTTCTCCATCGACTCGCCCACGGTGGCCAACCTGCAGCGCCGTCCCGTGCGCAACCTCATCCATGCTTCCGGCACCGTGGAGGAGGCGGACTTCGAGATCGGCCTGTGGTTCCGTCCGGAGGAGCTTTTCACCTACCGGCGGGTGGACGAGGTCCTCATCCAGGGAGAATGA